In the Solibacillus sp. FSL K6-1523 genome, one interval contains:
- a CDS encoding MFS transporter: protein MNIKNIYYFTTSSRAFIIQMVFTLNAIYYVSQAGLNPLQLVLIGTILELTILLFEMPTGLVADFFGRKMSLVIGTFIIGAAHLLEGSFPEFWAIAVGSALWGIGWTFISGAEQAWITDELENKSLDQVFLKGAQYSSFGAFIGILVSVFIATVFSVQITILIAGSLLVLLAIISHMIMPETKFVTLSRENHSSSKQIELALKGGLSQIKGNRVLFAIAAITLFWGLASEGFDRLWGAHFIESFSLAEEDSIYWFGAFYAIAFLLNIAVLKVVEINMKGRYTTILLLANSLLSFAMLFFAFTENFLIAVLLYWAIATLRNINYPLMSVVTNERLQSQGRATAISMYGQIDALGQVAGGPLVGIIALYTSINGGIAFSAILIIPTLYFLWKMRKEA, encoded by the coding sequence TTGAATATCAAAAATATTTACTACTTTACAACAAGTTCACGTGCATTCATCATCCAGATGGTGTTTACGCTGAACGCGATTTATTATGTATCTCAAGCTGGGCTAAATCCTTTACAACTCGTCTTGATAGGGACAATTTTAGAATTAACCATATTATTGTTTGAAATGCCAACTGGGTTGGTGGCGGACTTTTTTGGAAGAAAGATGTCATTAGTTATTGGAACGTTCATTATAGGGGCTGCTCATTTACTAGAAGGGAGTTTTCCTGAATTTTGGGCAATTGCAGTCGGTTCTGCGTTGTGGGGGATTGGCTGGACATTTATAAGTGGTGCGGAACAAGCATGGATCACAGACGAATTGGAAAACAAAAGTTTGGATCAAGTATTTCTAAAGGGTGCACAATACAGTTCGTTTGGTGCATTTATCGGGATTCTTGTTAGTGTATTCATTGCTACTGTTTTTTCTGTACAAATAACGATTTTGATTGCGGGCTCATTGTTAGTTCTATTAGCAATCATCTCACATATGATTATGCCAGAAACGAAATTTGTAACACTTTCCCGAGAAAATCATTCTAGTTCTAAACAAATAGAATTAGCTTTAAAGGGTGGCTTGTCACAAATAAAGGGAAATCGAGTGTTATTTGCGATTGCGGCGATCACATTATTCTGGGGACTTGCTAGTGAAGGTTTTGACCGTTTATGGGGCGCACATTTTATTGAAAGTTTTAGTCTAGCAGAGGAAGATTCGATTTACTGGTTTGGAGCGTTTTATGCCATTGCGTTTCTCCTGAATATTGCAGTGCTGAAGGTTGTAGAGATTAATATGAAAGGGCGCTATACAACGATTTTGTTGCTGGCGAATAGTTTATTATCTTTCGCTATGTTGTTTTTCGCGTTTACTGAAAACTTTTTGATTGCAGTATTATTATATTGGGCAATTGCAACACTGCGAAACATCAATTACCCATTAATGAGTGTAGTAACAAACGAGCGATTGCAGTCACAAGGTAGGGCTACTGCGATTTCGATGTACGGTCAGATAGATGCGCTCGGTCAGGTAGCTGGAGGTCCCCTTGTTGGGATCATTGCACTATATACTTCGATTAATGGAGGTATTGCTTTTTCTGCAATTTTGATTATCCCCACGTTGTACTTTTTATGGAAAATGCGAAAAGAAGCTTAA
- a CDS encoding sodium-dependent transporter yields the protein MKENKGQWSSKIGFILASTGAAIGLGAIWKMPYVAGQSGGGAFFLIFVVLTLLIGLPMLLSEYIIGRSSQKEAVSAYRFLAPNTPAWAWIGKLGIIGCFLLLSFYSVVGGWIFIYSGVSVVGNVIEPSLDTGAFFGQVTGTPWIALLGLALFTIANVIVIALGVQNGIEKANKFMMPLLFIMFFILVVRALTLDGAMEGVKFFLYPDFTNITATSILYALGQSFFALAVGFSCLVTYSSYLKKDVSLPNAAGSVVGLSIFVSFLAGLAIFPVVFAFDMEVTEGPPLLFMVLPAAFSQMPFGELFLALFLILFLFATLTSSFSMYEIIVAATVEKFKMTRARLTIIIGIFVFIASIPSTLTYSTLSDVSIFGRSIFDATDFVVSNVILPIGNLLIAVFIMHVMDKNVVKNELLQGSKMGEGFYKTYRFLMTIVVPLVIFTVLVYLIIQY from the coding sequence GTGAAAGAAAACAAAGGACAATGGTCCAGTAAAATCGGCTTTATATTAGCATCTACGGGAGCTGCAATCGGCTTAGGGGCCATTTGGAAAATGCCTTACGTAGCGGGTCAAAGTGGTGGAGGTGCATTCTTCTTAATTTTCGTCGTGTTAACCCTTCTCATTGGGCTTCCGATGTTATTATCCGAGTATATTATCGGCCGAAGCTCACAAAAAGAGGCTGTTTCAGCGTACAGATTTTTAGCACCAAATACACCAGCATGGGCATGGATTGGGAAGTTAGGGATAATTGGATGCTTCTTATTACTCTCTTTTTACAGTGTTGTAGGTGGATGGATTTTTATTTATAGTGGCGTTTCAGTTGTGGGTAATGTTATTGAGCCATCATTAGACACGGGCGCATTTTTTGGCCAAGTGACAGGGACACCGTGGATTGCTTTGCTTGGTTTAGCGTTATTTACAATCGCAAACGTAATTGTTATTGCGCTTGGCGTTCAAAATGGGATTGAAAAAGCGAATAAATTTATGATGCCATTATTATTCATCATGTTCTTTATTTTAGTCGTTCGCGCATTAACGCTTGACGGCGCTATGGAAGGCGTCAAGTTTTTCTTATATCCAGACTTCACAAATATTACAGCAACATCGATTTTATATGCATTAGGGCAATCATTTTTTGCATTAGCAGTCGGGTTTTCTTGTTTAGTAACGTATAGCTCTTATTTAAAGAAAGATGTGAGCTTGCCAAACGCTGCTGGATCCGTAGTCGGCTTAAGTATTTTCGTTTCATTTTTAGCGGGTTTAGCAATATTCCCAGTAGTATTCGCATTTGACATGGAAGTTACTGAAGGACCGCCATTACTATTTATGGTATTACCTGCAGCATTTTCGCAAATGCCTTTCGGTGAGCTGTTTTTAGCCCTGTTTTTAATTTTATTCTTATTTGCAACGTTAACTTCTTCGTTCAGCATGTATGAAATTATTGTTGCTGCGACGGTTGAAAAATTCAAAATGACACGTGCGAGATTAACGATCATCATCGGGATTTTTGTCTTTATCGCTTCGATTCCGTCTACTTTAACGTACAGCACATTAAGCGATGTTTCAATCTTTGGCAGAAGCATTTTCGATGCGACAGATTTCGTTGTGTCTAATGTCATTTTACCAATCGGCAACTTGCTCATCGCAGTATTTATTATGCATGTAATGGATAAAAATGTAGTAAAAAATGAGCTTCTTCAAGGAAGTAAAATGGGCGAAGGTTTTTATAAAACGTATCGTTTCTTAATGACAATTGTTGTTCCCTTGGTTATTTTTACTGTTCTAGTGTATTTAATTATTCAATATTAG
- the kynU gene encoding kynureninase produces the protein MECLEKARLLDSQDPLQRYAKEFYKNENQYYFDGNSLGLLSKRAENSLLTLINSWKQFGIDGWTNGEHPWYFLSENLGEKCAPLVGAKKEEVILTGSTTTNLHQLLATFFHPTAERNKILADELNFPSDLYAMASQIQLRNLPADHLKFVKSEDSQTITTEAIINAMTDDIAVAILPAVLYRSGQVLDIATITKAAHARGIIVGFDLCHSIGSIPHQLHDIGVDFAFWCNYKHLNGGPGSVAGLFVHEKHFGTMPGLAGWFGSDKTKQFDLAVQFSPANASGAYQIGTPHILSIAPIEGSMSMFDEVGIDAIRKKSLQLTGFLMDCLQQEIPDVFQLGNPTDETRGGHVFLVHEEAARICKALKEAGVIPDFRAPNGIRLAPVALYNSFEEVWKVVQILKDIMENETYKKFHNEREIIA, from the coding sequence ATGGAATGTTTAGAAAAAGCGAGATTGCTAGATAGTCAAGATCCATTACAACGATATGCAAAAGAATTTTATAAAAACGAAAATCAATATTACTTCGACGGAAACTCTTTAGGGTTGTTATCCAAACGGGCAGAAAACAGTTTATTGACGTTAATAAATTCTTGGAAACAATTCGGCATCGACGGTTGGACGAATGGTGAACATCCTTGGTATTTTTTATCCGAAAACTTAGGAGAGAAATGCGCACCATTAGTTGGAGCGAAAAAAGAGGAAGTTATTTTAACAGGCTCCACAACGACAAACTTACATCAGCTACTCGCAACATTTTTCCACCCCACTGCTGAGCGCAATAAAATATTAGCAGATGAATTAAATTTCCCTTCCGACCTTTATGCAATGGCAAGTCAAATTCAACTACGTAATTTACCAGCTGACCATTTGAAATTCGTAAAAAGTGAAGACAGCCAAACGATTACAACAGAAGCGATTATAAATGCGATGACAGATGATATTGCCGTAGCCATATTACCCGCTGTTTTATATCGTAGTGGTCAAGTGCTAGATATCGCTACGATTACGAAAGCGGCCCATGCGCGCGGCATTATTGTAGGCTTCGATTTATGTCATTCAATCGGCTCTATTCCACATCAATTACATGATATAGGTGTGGATTTTGCGTTTTGGTGCAATTATAAACATTTAAACGGCGGTCCAGGTTCGGTTGCAGGATTATTCGTACATGAAAAACATTTCGGAACGATGCCAGGACTAGCAGGTTGGTTCGGTTCAGATAAAACGAAACAATTTGATTTAGCGGTACAATTCTCTCCAGCAAATGCTTCCGGTGCATATCAAATTGGGACACCACATATTTTAAGTATAGCACCGATAGAAGGCTCTATGTCCATGTTTGATGAAGTTGGTATTGATGCGATTCGGAAAAAATCATTGCAATTAACAGGCTTTTTAATGGACTGTTTACAACAGGAAATCCCTGATGTTTTTCAATTAGGGAACCCTACTGACGAAACACGTGGTGGTCATGTATTTTTAGTGCATGAGGAAGCGGCACGTATTTGCAAAGCACTTAAAGAAGCGGGTGTTATTCCTGATTTTAGAGCGCCGAATGGAATCCGACTTGCACCTGTTGCCTTGTACAATTCATTTGAAGAAGTGTGGAAAGTCGTTCAAATTTTGAAAGATATTATGGAAAACGAAACATACAAAAAGTTTCATAACGAACGGGAAATCATTGCTTAG
- a CDS encoding biotin transporter BioY, with the protein MQHRQKTLSLVMVAMFAALTAIGAFIKVPLPVVPFTLQIVFVFLAGCLLGSRNGLLSQLVYIGIGLVGLPVFTQGGGITYVMQPTFGFLIGFALAAFVIGKLLEKVEVPTKWHFIAVNIVGLLLIYAIAVPYLYVSLNFWLGVQTSWSHVFLVGFLNSILADFCLAIVSAFLAERLYKVLRSARAIEIKQMEKELA; encoded by the coding sequence ATGCAACACCGACAAAAAACGTTATCACTTGTAATGGTGGCGATGTTTGCCGCATTAACAGCAATTGGCGCATTTATTAAAGTACCATTGCCAGTCGTACCATTTACATTACAAATTGTTTTTGTTTTTTTAGCAGGGTGTTTACTCGGTAGTCGGAATGGTTTGCTTAGTCAACTTGTGTATATCGGTATTGGTTTAGTTGGATTACCTGTCTTTACGCAAGGTGGAGGAATTACATACGTGATGCAGCCGACTTTTGGTTTTTTAATAGGCTTCGCGCTTGCCGCATTTGTTATCGGTAAGCTACTTGAAAAAGTAGAAGTGCCAACAAAGTGGCATTTTATCGCCGTTAATATTGTAGGTCTTCTACTTATTTATGCAATCGCGGTACCATATTTATATGTCTCGTTGAATTTTTGGCTAGGCGTGCAAACGAGTTGGTCACATGTATTTTTAGTTGGATTTTTAAATAGTATCCTAGCCGATTTTTGCTTAGCGATCGTATCGGCATTTTTAGCGGAACGATTGTATAAAGTATTACGTTCGGCAAGAGCAATTGAAATAAAACAGATGGAAAAGGAGCTTGCATAA
- the bioD gene encoding dethiobiotin synthase, translated as MQHFWVIGTDTDIGKTCVTVLLMRQLQKQGLRVTPYKPVQTGEVIEEGHAYYYDTTMYETYSLQQLERTDLNDYSFKEPASPHFAAQLEGQKIDTKRILEQIKRLKKMMDIVICEGAGGIFVPLDVNGEVTFLDVIKQSQLPVVIVTRTKLGTINHTLLTLEALYSRGIEVLAIAFNGDTGSALERNNIETILQHHPKPYAIIPQYKELSEVMDHSITNTSLYERLYQYDTKII; from the coding sequence ATGCAGCACTTTTGGGTAATTGGCACAGATACAGATATCGGAAAAACATGTGTAACGGTATTATTAATGCGCCAATTACAAAAGCAGGGGCTTCGTGTGACACCTTACAAACCTGTCCAAACAGGGGAAGTAATTGAGGAAGGGCACGCCTATTATTACGATACAACGATGTATGAAACGTATTCTTTGCAACAATTAGAACGAACTGATTTAAACGATTATTCATTTAAAGAGCCTGCATCACCACACTTTGCAGCTCAACTAGAAGGGCAGAAAATTGATACGAAGCGCATTTTAGAGCAAATTAAACGATTAAAAAAAATGATGGATATCGTAATTTGTGAAGGTGCTGGCGGGATTTTTGTACCGCTAGATGTAAACGGAGAGGTAACGTTTCTTGATGTCATTAAGCAAAGTCAGTTGCCTGTTGTGATTGTTACGCGGACAAAGCTTGGCACCATTAATCATACATTGTTGACGTTAGAAGCATTATATTCAAGAGGAATTGAAGTACTAGCAATTGCCTTTAATGGCGACACAGGAAGCGCATTAGAACGTAATAATATCGAGACGATTTTACAGCATCATCCCAAACCATATGCAATCATTCCACAGTATAAAGAACTTTCCGAAGTCATGGATCATTCCATAACAAATACATCATTATATGAAAGGCTGTATCAATATGACACAAAAATTATCTGA
- the bioA gene encoding adenosylmethionine--8-amino-7-oxononanoate transaminase — MTQKLSDLQERDLKHVWHPCSQMKDYEQFPPIVIERGEGVWLYDEHGNRYLDAVSSWWVNLFGHANSRISQALSEQAFQLEHTIFANFTHEPAIRVAEKLVALTPEGLNKVFFADNGSSSIEIALKMSFQFHMQSGDTKKKRFLALTDAYHGETLGALSVGGVDLYNDVYQPLLLDTVRAQGPDCFRCLFNEQPTSCQAQCIHFVEEELILHHEEITAVIIEPLIQAAAGMKMYPPIYLERLRTLCTKYNVHLIADEIAVGFGRTGTMFACEQANISPDFMCLSKGLTGGYLPLSVVLTTDAIYDAFYDDYNKMKAFLHSHSYTGNTLACRVALEVLTIFEEENYIEIVQRKGDYMRKLAIEAFSELPFVGEYRQVGLVGAIELVENRVSKQPLPSEERIGYQIYKMALAKGLLIRPLGNILYFMPPYIITDEEMRFMIQTTKETIKQFFAKREG, encoded by the coding sequence ATGACACAAAAATTATCTGACTTGCAAGAAAGGGATTTAAAACATGTATGGCATCCGTGCTCACAGATGAAGGATTATGAGCAATTTCCGCCAATTGTCATTGAACGGGGTGAAGGGGTGTGGCTTTATGATGAGCACGGCAATCGATATTTAGATGCCGTATCTTCTTGGTGGGTAAATTTATTTGGTCATGCGAACTCACGCATAAGCCAAGCGTTAAGCGAGCAAGCCTTTCAGCTGGAACATACAATATTTGCGAATTTCACACATGAGCCTGCCATTCGCGTTGCCGAAAAATTAGTCGCTTTAACTCCAGAGGGCTTAAACAAAGTCTTTTTTGCGGATAATGGTTCTTCCTCTATTGAAATTGCATTGAAAATGAGCTTTCAATTTCATATGCAAAGTGGCGATACTAAGAAAAAACGCTTTCTTGCATTAACAGATGCGTATCATGGCGAGACACTTGGAGCGCTATCGGTCGGGGGTGTAGACCTGTATAACGACGTATATCAACCGCTCTTACTCGATACTGTACGTGCACAAGGACCCGATTGTTTCCGCTGTCTATTCAATGAACAACCGACAAGTTGCCAAGCGCAATGTATTCATTTTGTGGAAGAGGAATTAATTTTACATCATGAGGAAATTACCGCTGTTATTATAGAGCCACTTATTCAGGCAGCCGCTGGAATGAAAATGTATCCACCGATTTATTTAGAACGACTTAGAACTTTGTGTACAAAATACAATGTGCATTTAATTGCTGATGAAATTGCGGTTGGATTTGGTCGAACGGGTACTATGTTTGCCTGTGAGCAAGCGAATATTTCGCCAGATTTTATGTGCCTGTCAAAAGGATTAACAGGTGGCTACTTACCGCTATCGGTCGTATTAACAACGGATGCGATTTACGATGCCTTTTATGATGATTACAACAAAATGAAGGCCTTTTTACATTCGCATAGCTATACAGGGAACACGCTCGCTTGTCGGGTGGCACTAGAAGTTTTGACGATATTTGAAGAGGAAAACTACATCGAAATTGTGCAACGTAAAGGTGATTATATGAGAAAGTTAGCAATTGAAGCATTTAGTGAGCTTCCATTTGTAGGTGAGTATCGTCAAGTTGGGCTAGTTGGTGCAATCGAGCTAGTAGAAAATCGGGTTTCAAAACAACCGTTGCCGAGCGAGGAGCGGATTGGCTATCAAATTTATAAAATGGCACTAGCAAAAGGATTACTCATTCGTCCACTGGGGAATATTTTATATTTTATGCCGCCGTATATTATTACAGATGAGGAAATGCGTTTCATGATTCAGACGACAAAAGAAACAATCAAACAATTTTTTGCAAAGAGGGAGGGGTAA
- the kynB gene encoding arylformamidase, with protein MWIDITQTLKAGMPNWPGDTPFHFEVGYTKDQTGSVNIGKMTTSMHIGTHADAPFHFNNDGEKMDQLDVNVFIGQCFVMDCRGAAEITHEMLSAVDFKGVQRILFKTVDAICSQFPTTIPVIHPDVAPFLQDKGVVLVGVDNPSVDPLDSKEVSAHHALYKAGIHIVEGLILETVEQGFYDLIALPLKVEGADGAPVRAIIRKIP; from the coding sequence ATGTGGATTGATATTACGCAAACATTAAAAGCTGGCATGCCAAACTGGCCAGGTGATACACCATTTCATTTTGAAGTGGGTTATACAAAAGATCAAACAGGTTCAGTTAATATCGGAAAAATGACAACTTCCATGCATATCGGAACACATGCTGATGCCCCTTTTCACTTTAATAATGATGGTGAAAAAATGGATCAGCTCGATGTGAACGTGTTTATCGGGCAATGTTTTGTAATGGATTGTAGAGGAGCTGCAGAAATTACACATGAGATGTTGAGTGCCGTTGATTTTAAAGGCGTTCAGCGGATTTTATTTAAAACAGTTGATGCCATATGTTCGCAGTTTCCAACGACAATCCCTGTAATTCATCCGGACGTCGCGCCTTTTTTACAAGATAAAGGGGTCGTTTTAGTCGGTGTTGACAATCCTTCTGTTGATCCATTAGATAGTAAAGAAGTAAGTGCGCATCATGCTTTATATAAAGCGGGCATTCATATTGTCGAAGGTTTAATACTTGAAACGGTTGAACAAGGTTTTTATGATTTAATTGCCTTGCCTTTAAAAGTAGAAGGCGCGGACGGGGCACCAGTACGAGCTATTATCCGGAAAATACCTTAA
- the nhaC gene encoding Na+/H+ antiporter NhaC: protein MIQQKQVKASFLEAGLLTVFIIALISFSIMKLESVPHIPIILSIIILMTYGLTKKVPFRQLEESMVNSAKTGIGAIYIFLLIGLLISSWIIGGTIPTLLYIGFSFVAASFFYASVFIITGIIGTAIGSSLTTVGTVGVAMLGVATAMDASLVITAGAIVSGAFFGDKMSPLSDTTNLAATVTGIDLFTHIRNMMYTTIPAFILSVIGYAILSPKGTSIDEQLITQYKEVLLNSNLVHWYALIPLVILIICTIFKVPSLMTLTISTISGVVLSYMHSAIPFNELFEILYSGYVANTGVEAIDSLLTRGGMNSMLFTIILIVLSLSMGGLLFSLGIIQALLASIQQLLTSIGKAITGAAFTAIAINFLVGEQYLSILLTGETYKEKFKSLNMHPKNLARVIEDAGTVINPLVPWGVCGLFISTALNVSVISYIPFAFFCLLSPVITILFGWLNITITKQS from the coding sequence ATGATTCAACAAAAACAGGTGAAAGCAAGTTTTCTTGAAGCTGGTTTATTAACGGTATTCATTATCGCATTAATATCATTTTCAATCATGAAGCTTGAAAGTGTTCCCCATATCCCAATCATTCTTTCTATTATCATCTTAATGACTTATGGGTTAACCAAAAAAGTTCCCTTCCGTCAATTAGAGGAAAGCATGGTGAATTCTGCGAAAACAGGGATTGGCGCGATTTATATTTTCCTTTTAATTGGACTTTTAATAAGTAGCTGGATTATCGGTGGAACAATCCCTACTTTATTGTATATTGGATTTTCTTTTGTTGCAGCGAGCTTCTTTTATGCAAGTGTATTTATTATTACAGGCATAATTGGGACTGCAATTGGGAGTTCTCTCACAACGGTCGGAACGGTTGGCGTTGCTATGCTAGGTGTCGCCACCGCAATGGATGCTTCCCTAGTTATTACAGCAGGCGCAATTGTTTCAGGTGCATTTTTTGGTGATAAAATGTCCCCTCTTTCAGATACGACGAATTTAGCGGCAACGGTTACAGGTATTGATTTATTTACACATATTCGAAATATGATGTATACAACAATCCCTGCCTTTATTTTATCCGTTATTGGCTATGCAATTTTATCACCGAAAGGCACGAGCATTGATGAGCAATTAATTACACAGTATAAAGAAGTTTTACTAAATTCGAATCTTGTGCATTGGTATGCACTTATTCCTCTCGTTATATTAATTATTTGTACGATTTTTAAAGTGCCGAGTTTAATGACTTTAACAATTAGTACAATTAGTGGCGTTGTTCTTTCTTATATGCATAGTGCGATTCCATTTAATGAACTTTTTGAAATTTTATATAGCGGTTATGTTGCAAATACGGGTGTCGAGGCAATTGATTCGTTATTAACGCGTGGTGGGATGAATAGTATGCTATTTACAATCATACTCATCGTACTTTCCCTTTCAATGGGTGGTCTTTTGTTTTCATTAGGCATTATTCAAGCATTACTTGCCTCAATTCAGCAATTGTTAACAAGTATCGGTAAAGCCATTACAGGGGCAGCATTTACAGCCATTGCGATTAACTTTTTAGTTGGCGAACAATATTTATCGATTTTATTAACAGGTGAAACGTACAAAGAAAAGTTCAAAAGCTTAAATATGCATCCGAAAAATTTAGCGCGTGTTATTGAGGATGCTGGTACGGTAATTAACCCGCTCGTTCCTTGGGGTGTATGTGGTTTATTCATTTCAACGGCGTTAAATGTAAGTGTCATTAGTTATATTCCCTTTGCATTTTTCTGCTTGCTTAGCCCAGTCATTACCATCTTATTTGGTTGGTTGAATATTACGATTACGAAGCAAAGTTAA
- the bioB gene encoding biotin synthase BioB — MNWTQLAEEVIEGKLLSNDEALAILNSDDDELLKLMDGAFTIRKHYYGKKVKLNMIMNAKSGYCPEDCGYCSQSSKSTAPIDKYPFITKEEILEGAKRAFDNKIGTYCIVASGRGPTRKDVNVVSEAVTEIKEKYGLKVCACLGLLKEEQAQQLKEAGVDRYNHNLNTSERHHSYITTSHTYEDRINTVETVKKHGISPCSGAIIGMKETKEDVVEIGRALYELDADSIPINFLNAIDGTKLEGTKELNPRYCLKVLALFRYMNPTKEIRISGGREINLGSLQPLGMYAANSIFVGDYLTTAGQEVNSDYQMLTDIGFEIELTEKQEEVFCS; from the coding sequence ATGAATTGGACACAGTTAGCAGAAGAAGTTATTGAGGGGAAATTATTAAGTAATGATGAGGCGCTAGCCATTTTAAATAGCGATGATGATGAGTTACTAAAATTAATGGATGGTGCATTTACCATTCGAAAACATTATTACGGCAAAAAAGTAAAATTGAATATGATAATGAATGCGAAAAGTGGTTATTGCCCAGAGGATTGTGGCTATTGTTCGCAATCATCTAAATCTACTGCACCGATCGATAAGTATCCTTTTATTACAAAAGAAGAGATTTTAGAAGGGGCTAAACGTGCATTTGATAATAAAATTGGGACGTACTGTATCGTTGCGAGTGGACGTGGCCCGACGCGTAAAGATGTGAATGTCGTAAGTGAAGCCGTGACGGAGATTAAAGAAAAATATGGTTTAAAAGTTTGTGCTTGCTTAGGGTTATTAAAGGAAGAGCAAGCACAACAATTAAAAGAGGCGGGGGTAGATCGTTACAATCATAACTTAAATACATCGGAGCGCCATCATTCGTATATTACGACATCTCATACATATGAGGACCGTATCAATACAGTGGAAACTGTAAAAAAACATGGGATTTCACCTTGCTCCGGTGCCATTATTGGGATGAAGGAAACGAAGGAAGATGTGGTAGAAATTGGACGAGCGCTTTATGAACTAGATGCGGATTCTATTCCTATCAATTTCTTAAATGCCATTGACGGGACAAAACTAGAAGGCACGAAAGAATTAAACCCACGTTATTGTTTAAAAGTGTTAGCGCTATTCCGTTATATGAACCCGACAAAGGAAATTAGAATTTCAGGTGGGCGAGAAATCAATCTTGGATCATTACAACCACTAGGTATGTACGCAGCAAACAGTATTTTTGTAGGCGACTATTTAACAACAGCAGGGCAAGAGGTGAATAGTGATTACCAAATGCTAACAGATATCGGCTTTGAGATCGAGTTAACAGAAAAGCAGGAAGAGGTATTTTGTTCATGA
- the kynA gene encoding tryptophan 2,3-dioxygenase — translation MSKRSISELEEKMKQEKGIHTDFKNDMTYGEYLSLEHILSNQNRLSNHHDEMLFIIIHQVSELWMKLIIHELQGAIEAIQRNELQPSFKMLARVSKIQIQIIQAWDVLATMTPAEYLQFRDTLGKASGFQSYQYRQIEFALGYKTPYILKIYEKDQEISEMLQKASKAPSIYDVSIQALARAGLPINEALLNRDFSVVYDGDESVAAAWSTVYKNIDKYWNLYQLAEKLVDIEDSLQTWRFKHMKTVERIIGFKIGTGGSSGVNYLRQVLDHRFFPELWDLRTTL, via the coding sequence ATGTCGAAACGCTCCATTTCTGAACTCGAGGAAAAAATGAAGCAAGAAAAAGGGATTCATACGGATTTTAAAAATGATATGACGTATGGCGAGTATTTAAGTTTAGAGCATATTTTGTCCAACCAAAATCGGCTATCAAATCACCATGATGAGATGTTATTCATTATTATTCACCAAGTAAGTGAACTATGGATGAAGTTAATTATCCATGAGCTACAAGGTGCTATTGAAGCGATTCAACGAAATGAATTGCAGCCGTCTTTCAAAATGTTAGCGCGCGTTTCTAAAATTCAAATTCAAATTATTCAAGCGTGGGACGTACTCGCAACAATGACGCCAGCCGAGTATTTACAATTCCGGGATACACTAGGCAAAGCTTCTGGCTTCCAAAGCTATCAATATCGCCAAATTGAATTTGCTTTAGGATACAAAACACCTTATATTTTAAAAATCTATGAAAAAGATCAAGAGATTTCAGAAATGTTGCAGAAAGCTTCCAAAGCACCGAGCATTTACGATGTTTCGATTCAAGCATTGGCACGCGCTGGATTACCGATTAATGAAGCACTGTTAAACCGTGATTTTAGTGTCGTTTATGATGGAGATGAATCGGTTGCTGCTGCTTGGAGTACCGTTTATAAAAATATCGATAAATATTGGAATTTATATCAACTTGCTGAAAAATTAGTGGATATTGAAGATTCTTTACAGACGTGGCGATTCAAACATATGAAAACAGTTGAACGAATTATTGGCTTTAAAATTGGGACTGGTGGTTCTTCCGGTGTCAATTACTTACGCCAAGTGTTAGACCACCGTTTCTTCCCAGAATTATGGGATTTACGAACAACCTTATAA